The sequence GGCGGAATGTCTGTTTCGGGGTACATTCTGGCTTTTCCTGGAAGGGGACGCATGTATTGGGTGTTTCCATCTGGCAATGCCCTTCTAGTCTCTTCGGGGACACCTCTAATGGCTTCTTTTGCTCTCTGGAGGACTTCCTTAAGGGCTTTCTTTGCAACATCTTCTTCAGCCGCGACCAGAACAAAGGCATCGAGCTCTTCGAGGTTAAGCCTTTCAATAACCTTATTAACTTCCTTCTGCGTTATTCCGTAATTGGGCAGCTCATCAATGTGGAATATTCCCTTCACGTATTTCTTGGCTCTATCTGCCATTTCTGTGCCAAGCCTTCTTCCCGGCTGGATCTCAAAGCCTATGAGACCCCTAAACTTTGGAAGCTTAACGGCCAAGACTTTGCCTCCATTTTTCAACGCTCTGGCAATTATTTTTGAACCAGTGTTGCTGAAGATGTCTGTCACGTCGTAGAACTCCTCTTTCAGCTCCTCTTCCTTTGCTCCTCTTTTTTCGAGTTCCTCTTTAATCTTTAGAAGGTTGAGCTGTCTCTGAACTTCGCGCTCAATTATGAGGGGTATCATGTCAAGCTCCTGAACACCTTTAATCTCAATCCTTGCCCCACCTTTAATGGAAACGTTCAAATCCTGTCTTATGGTTCCAAGTCCACGTTTTACCTTGCGCGTTGCCCTTAGAGCGTCGCCTATGAACTTTGCCACTACTTTTGCCTGCTCCGGGTGGTGGATGTCCGGAGTGGTGGCGATTTCAATTAGGGGAATTCCTAAACGGTCAAGTCTGTATATTACTTTCTTGTCCCCTTGCTCTACAATCCTGCACGCGTCCTCCTCTAAGCAAATCGTTGGGATTTCAACGCTTCCCCATGGGGTGTCCACTTTGCCGTTAATGCCAATTATAGCAGTTCTCTGGAATCCGGATACGTTAGAACCGTCTATGACGATTTTTCTCATAAAATGGACTTCATCAACTGGGGTAGCATTTAGGAGATAGGTAATCTGAAGGGCAACTTTCAATGCCTCTTCATCTGGCAAGTGAGGCGGTTCCTCGTCCATATACACCAAGTCGCTGTATTTGTAGTTCCCCTCATAAACAAAAACCCTACCTTTTTTGAACTCCTCAAGTGCAGCTTGGTCAATCTCTCCGAGTTCACTCATTGTAGGCCTCAAGCGGCGCTCAAAAGTAAAGTCTACATCTTCATAAAGCTCACTCGGCACAGGTGAGAAGAGTTTTTTTGTATCCAGCTGCCTGTGAATTTCAAGACCAACTTTTAACCCGAGTGCTTTGTAATCAAGCTCCATCTTCATCACCTCAAATAAGTGTCAAACCTTGTGTAGGGAGTTACCTCTCCAGCATAGCTAGTCAGCATCATCTTTCTAACTTCCTCAAGGTTTTGCGTCTTTCCGAGAACCCACATAAGCTTCACGTAAGCAGTTTCTGGGAGCATGTCTTCACACGGTATAACTCCAGCCTTAAGGAGCTTTCTTCCCGTGGAATAGACGTTAAGGTTGACCCTACCGTAGAGGCACTGGCTCGTCATAC comes from Thermococcus aggregans and encodes:
- the gatE gene encoding Glu-tRNA(Gln) amidotransferase subunit GatE translates to MKMELDYKALGLKVGLEIHRQLDTKKLFSPVPSELYEDVDFTFERRLRPTMSELGEIDQAALEEFKKGRVFVYEGNYKYSDLVYMDEEPPHLPDEEALKVALQITYLLNATPVDEVHFMRKIVIDGSNVSGFQRTAIIGINGKVDTPWGSVEIPTICLEEDACRIVEQGDKKVIYRLDRLGIPLIEIATTPDIHHPEQAKVVAKFIGDALRATRKVKRGLGTIRQDLNVSIKGGARIEIKGVQELDMIPLIIEREVQRQLNLLKIKEELEKRGAKEEELKEEFYDVTDIFSNTGSKIIARALKNGGKVLAVKLPKFRGLIGFEIQPGRRLGTEMADRAKKYVKGIFHIDELPNYGITQKEVNKVIERLNLEELDAFVLVAAEEDVAKKALKEVLQRAKEAIRGVPEETRRALPDGNTQYMRPLPGKARMYPETDIPPIFISEELKREILENLPEYPQARVERYVKEYGIDKSLAQTLVDDERDELFEELIAMGVKPSLAASVLVVVLKGLKKEVPIENITDEHIKDAFKLLLDNRIAKEAFEEIFKELALHPEKTALQVAEEKGLTLLSEEEVEKIVEEVVKENIDVVKAKGMGAMGMLMGRAMAKLRGKADGKLVSQLVRKKIQEFSS